Within Rhipicephalus microplus isolate Deutch F79 chromosome 9, USDA_Rmic, whole genome shotgun sequence, the genomic segment AATTATGGAATTAAATACAAAATAATTTTAGTAGACGAAACATCAGCTCGCTACCGTTTGTAGCTGAAACCGAAGCCACCATTAATAAAGAGAGGGCCGTGAGTAACGTGTCCAAAGAAGGGCAATAATATCCCCTCCCCGTCATAATTCATTTTATCTTTACCTCGTCATTACTACACTACATTTAGAATGTACTAACGACTAAAACCTCAATTCACGTGTGCTTTCAATCGAGTTGGTTCTCCATGATCAGCTTGAACTTGAATGTGCGTATTCAGGACGTGACAGTGACAACAGCTAAAATCTGCCGAGTGTGCAATAAAACCAGTGCATTGAACTATGTCAGGATAGCAATAATTTTTAGGGTTTTATCTCCCAGAACCGAAATATGATAACAAAGACGACGCAGTAGACGGCTCAGGTAGTATCGATGGCccagggttgttttttttttcaatgcgcaaATAAATCTGAAGTACAGGAGCCTCTATTTTACAATACTCGTTGAAAAGCAGCCGACATGGCCGgcattcaatctcgcgaccttaAGGTGAGCAGTACAGCACCACGACAACTACACCGCTGTGTCGGGTTACTATGTCGCTATAATTAGACCGGTTTTGCAAAGGGAGTTATAATGTGCGTAGGAGAACTTGACACGATGAGCTGTTTCTGCAGCAACGATCGGTCATTTTACAGTGGACGGTGGATCGCAAGTATTTCTTGAAATGTTTTAGGTCTTTATGTGCTCTTACATCTCTGTCTTAGTATAGTAGGGGTGAAATCTAATGTCATCTTCAGCTGGTGGCACCGGTGGCGTATTCTGTTCCCTCTTGCGGTGTCGTACGTTCGTCTGATGGAGCGTGACGCCATATCATCAGCACGCACGCTCTGGCAGACGACACGGCACAATCCATCTGTGCATGGCGTGATTCACATCTGGCCTTGCCGCAGAGCACGACCGGAGGGGAGAAAAAACGTGCGTGAAATTACATCCTGCGATTGTGCTAGCCCAAGGCAGGTAAAATTTCACTGGAGGCGGAAGGCAATGCCGAAGTTTCCTTAGTCGAGTTGGTGCAGCACAACCACCTGGTTAACAGACACGCACCCACTGGACACGAATATATATCTTCTCGCAAGTGTCTCTTATTGTTCGATTTTACCTCCTTTCCGCTCCTATTCCCAGTACATACAGCAAGCTGGAAATTGTCATCTGCTCAATGGCATCTCTATACCTTCTCGCAAATGGCGTAGCCTTCGCGGATTCGAGTTCTGAGGTTCACACGTTCGTCTGGCCCGTAGCGGGGCACAAAACTTGGACGGTGTTATACGTAACTACCCTTTCACAGCCATGTTGCCAGCGCAGCTAATCATGCTAACACTTCCGGCTTTTTACTCATCGTGCCACGAGATCACACGAAAAGTCCCTTATATAGGTGAGCTGTTGGCATCGGGTTATTGGTCCATGGCATCTCATGTAACCAtgttcaataataaaaaaagcgtttgacctTATTGCTTATTGGCTTACAGCTCCTGCTTAGACACACTGTGACACATTCGCCCTGCCCTTTGATGAACAACGAAATGATCAATCAAACTTGCGAAACACCCGCGAAACAAGGACGTGATTGTCACATAGTGTATGACTTTATTGCTTGCTGGCATGCATTTCCTGATTGAAAACACCGTGACGCATTTGCCCTGCCCTTTGATGAACAACAGAATGATAAACCAAACTTGTGAAACACCCTCGAAACAAAAACGTGATAGTCACATGATGTATGATAAACTTCAAAATAAGATACGCGTTCTGCTGGCCTGTATCCCTATTTATAATCGCTGCACTCCATGTCCGAGCAAAACGACGCCATTGATTGGCCCTTTCGTTTACGCGCTGTTCCCTTTTGTAGCTTTCACTCTAATACAGCACGCGATCGACCACGAAGAATGGCAGACTATGGAGGTGAGCTTCCAGTTTTTGTGCTCcaaaatttttttcattattatgtCGACTGTTTCTGGTAAAACTGAAGATTTCGTGTTTGTGTATCTTGTGTACAATGAAATATTATGTAGCAGATCTGTCACACTATCCTATAGCAAAGAATATGCGCACTGAACAGTGTGTCTAATGCCTTTATTTTTCATTGTTAAATTAGCTGCTGATATAACTTCAGCAACCGCAAATCTGCACATTGTAGAGGGTGACATATATGTGGGGTGACGAAAAGTTGCAAAACAGAAGATTCAATTACAATTGACATCACTGCATTTCCATCATTTGTACCTCTCCCTTTGCAGAGTAGCATGGCTTATGGTGTTAACATGAAATTTGTTTAGCGCTCATGGACAGTTACGTGTGATGACATTTTGATTGATTTTCGCTTCAACATGGCATCGCGTAATTAAGATAAACCAATGAAAAGGCTCCAATAATTTACCTAATGCAAAACCTTCACTTTAAAGTAGTTTCAAAGGGAAGAATACAGCAATGAAAGTTTGTGTTTTATTCAATAGTTACGAAGAAAAAACGAAATGAATAGATCTAGTAACACGCTGGGTTCATGAAAATTTTGAAAGATATTTTGTGTGAGAATAGCAGAGGACGATGTTTTATTATACTGACACTTCTGGACTTTCAGGTAGATGCGTACGGTGTGGTCCTAAACGGTCTCTAAGGAACGTAGCAATAAGTAGTTGTGTGGCCCTGCTCTTGAAAAGACAACCCTAGAACTTCAGTGCGCCAAACATTATCAGCTGCGGTGCGCTAACAGTGCATATTGTTATATAAAGAACAAAACGGTACTACGTGTAACAACTTATAAGGGGGCTATTCAGATCCCGCCCCTGctccattttaggggcgaagctccttagggcgtgggctgtgcgtcccctgtagcctgtatgtagccacctctagtttagttcttgcagtgttcactagatggcggtaccgtcccctgtatgtaaccacctctagtttagttcttacagtgttcactagatggcggtaccgtctcctgtatgtagccacctctcgtttagttcttgtagtgcttactagatggtggtacttgtagctgatgatgacaagatgcaagatgttataaactagaaagcggtacttgtaattgatgaaagacgcgagatcttataaaataggaatgatgtcacatatcgcgcgtgtcattggttgaaggcaatcgttcgatttagtgcggcgacgtacgctagggggagcgatgtaataaaatcgagtgggcaaaatgtacagaggattcatggtttaccaggtttacctccggagcttcgcccactcatcatcattaacttcgtggatatggcggaattttttggcTGTCCAAAGAAGCAATTTTGATTTACCGGAAACTTGCCCTTTCTACCCCCTCCTTTCATACTCCTATGCACCCCCATGCAATCTAATTTCGGGGGCTTTAGTATACCTTCCATTGCCTCAAAAGTGATATTTTCATGCTAATGGCTGGTGCAGTTGAATTGCATTTAATCAGTGAATGACATGTATTGACACGCTTTGTTGCATGACAAGCTGCATTATTAAATGCCATCTCTAGCCTATGCTTATATTGTGGACTTAAAGGAAACTTAAGGCAAATATTAAGCCAAATTTTATTGCTGAAACGGCAGTCCAGAcacctcgtagtgctacttttgtgctaAGGAAGTGTTCACTTTGAAATAAAATGATGGTTTATAGGTCCGCATCGTGTAAGCGCACTGCAAGTCTCCCGCCTGAAAGCGACCCATTTCTGTATCCATCTCCCTATATGTAACTCCCCACCCAATTacgctcaataaactgaaactgaaactgaaacgtCACTGTTGCGTCCCctacgttgcccggctttactgcgcggccaccgacactagtagcagcaaagCGAAAGttgcgggagccacagcagcaacaacggcaatTGAACAATTTTATACCCTCTCGGGGGCCatttgcttggttcaactgggctccgctagatggcgccacctatccagcttaaccagagaaaaaatcccttgtacagaaattggtagaggcaaaaattaaaggtgaaagtgaacgctggatgacagagatacacgaaaaaaaggaggccgcgcctaggattttttggagccacataaaggcgctaggtaggaagtctgtcacaacgcaacaacatattctagatgaaggaggaaatcaattggaagggtacgaagcgctaggttacatccaaaaggtaacagccgattcgtttcaaaagagcgtccaggggatctccccggtgagtaaaagtgtggcggagaaagcaacagaggaagagctagtacttgataatttcaactggaaaaaggccgaaggaaaaattccaaagcgcactgccgcgggtttagatgggattcccgttagcctcattaacgaactaggacataacactaaagaagcattgttaaaagcagtagaaaaaagcttaaaggacggacaaataccggacagttggcgacaaagtagaatgaacttaatctataaaggcaagggagaaaaggacaagattcgctcgtatagaccactaaccattacatcggtgctatacaggttggcgatgcaagcagtaaaaatgaaaatagaaacatgggccgaacataacgatattttgggagaacttcaggacggatttcgagtcgacaggcggttagacgataacctgtttgttctcactcagtgtatagaaatatctaaaatagagaataggcccttgtacgtggcttttctagacatcactggggcatacgacaacgttaatcaggaaattttgtgggatatattgaaaggaatgggcatgggcgacgactgtatacagcttttgagggagatataccgagaaaatacagtttgcatagagtgggaaggaatgcgtagcaaagaaaacgttgaggttagcaggggtctgagacagggatgtcctttgtccccactgttattcatgctgtacatggtgaatatggaaaaagcgctagaaggtagcaacattggttttaatctgtcacacaaacagggcggcatgatgattgagcagaagcttccaggtttattttatgcggacgatatcgtcttatttgcggacagtcgagatgatatacagcagctggcgaatatatgcggaagggaaggtgaagctcttggactaggattcagtgtaacgaagtgtggattgatggtattcaatgatccctgtgatcagacggtgtccatacaaggccaagaaataccgagggtaagtgaatacaagtaccttggagtatgggtaaatgagagtgatagatacatggaggtacaggaaaaagcctcggcagcaaaaggaaagaggaatgcggcaataatgaagcacagagcgttgtggggatacaataggtatgaggtgcttcgaggtctgtggaagggtgtaatggttccagggcttacttttgggaactcagtggtgtgcatgagggcagaggtgcaatcgggaatggatgtaaatcaaaggactgtgggacgcctcgcgttgggtgctcacgggaagacgacaaacgaggctgtaaagggcgatatggggtgggcaggttttgaggcgagggaagcgcagagcaaaataaggttcgaagaaaggctaagaaatatgaaggagagtagatgggcagagaaggtgttccgttatttgtataggaagagcgtggacacacagtggagaaaaagaactagaagactcactagtaaatatacggctggtattgtgagccatatgtcaacaaagagcgttaagggaaaagtcagggaggcggagaggatttactggatggcagctatggagaaaaaaccggctctgagtaactaccgaaagggcaaaaatgaaataaggagggaggcattttacgataattcaaggggaagcgctttactgtttgaagcgagatcgggttgccttagaacgcgtagttataaagcaagattcagtaaagaagaagaacaatgcacatgctgcgggaaagataaggaaacggcggagcatgttctgattgaatgtggagatatccacccaggtgtacgtttgggcacgagcctacaggaagccttgggttttagggacaacaatggaaagctgaacacacccgcgattgaaataagtaagagacagttagagtattggtggcagaaaattagagagaaaggacagaaataaatattggaaaaataaaatatggacagtgtgccgtaaatggcagagaacttaagctgaaaatttacctttttttccattaagatagaatttatcgaagtagaggcattaggccaacataaaaaaaaggaaaaaaaaggttttttttttttttttttgtcgagcctggtggcatacttgtcaccaccccgttataaaggggacgctcatagcatccatccatccatccaaccaggCGAAATGGAATCACTCGAGCCATTCCCCGTAGTTACGCCAGGTGGTTTTTTAAGATTTTGTAAGTCAAACAGAAGCGGACAAACGGCATTTTATTgggtctcttgatgcacggaaagttATTTTTCATAGCAGCTAGTTTGATGACTAGTGATTACTTGTAGTCGGACACTCTGACGTCATCGAGATCGTTTCAATTAGTTTATTCTACCCACAGGGCCAAACAAGGCAGTACAGAGGTGAATGGTTTACAATAAAAAGTCTGTACATTATAGGTAAAGCATAAATGGGGATGTAGTACAAATAACAAAATAACATTACCAGAAATTCCTTACAAAGCATACAATGAAGGTAAGGTATACAATGAATACAAACATACAAAACGCAAGAAAAGCAGACATGAAGCATAAAGGGGTGAATAAATGGCATTCTAGTTAGCAATGCTCCTTTAATGTAATACGAAAAAAGAGTTATTACTAATATATACATTGTTttggggaaggtggttccactccaGTGATGTCCGGGAAATGATTTATTGACAAATAGTGTTTTTCTTGCTCGAAGGAACATGAACCTCCAATTTCTAAAATATATCACTCATGGGGCTTGCCGTGTGGTACATTTAGCTTAATTTTTCGGTAAGTAGGGCTCTACTGCTGATAATGTTGCCGTTTTAGACATTGTCATACATTacgctttcactctgacataaattctTATTTGCCTTAAGTGTCCCTCTAAGTTGCATGTCCACATCTTGAAACGCAACAACGTCGTGAATGTACGTATTCGGAAAGGCTAACTTCAAGGCTGTCTTTTTGCTTCGTCTTGAAATCTTAATTCATAAACTAACCTTATCATTAGATCACGTTTTCGTTAGTTGGCTCTGCTTGTTTTGTCGTTTGACAAAACAAGCAGGCTAGTATTCACAAACCGATGTTGTAGTTGCATTTTCCCTGGTTACTGTTGTGTCCTTATAACACATGTATATTGTACAGAAAATTGACGAGAACTTAAGGTAAGAATAAGGTTGGTTTGTAATACGAGCTTTAAAAGCCACTTCTAGAGCCTTGTATTGCTTGCACAACATTGGGCATCTCGCTATTGGTTTGCTTTTCCTCTGTCATTCTAGTGCATGACGCTAATGAATGCTTGGCGCACGAAGTATTGCAACCTTGCCTCAGTCATTTTTAGTCCTTATACCAATCTGGCTGCCAAAATTGTGGCCTCCTGCATCCAGTGTATGGGCTTCTCCAGACCAAGAAGTGGTTGACTGCGTCAACTGCTTTGCTGCACTCGATTAAACATACGTACGAGGGCTCCCAGTATTATTTAAACGGTTTCTTCAACCACGTGATATTTCCACTGAGGTCTCTCGTACCACACTTCTTCCTACGGTGCGTTTGCGCTGTCACTATCGCTGTCTCTGTGCAAAGCTCtagcgtaacttttttttctcatgtgTGATTTACTGAAGCGAGATGTTAAAACGGTAGTAGCATATTTTATTCATATTTTACGTGGCTCCCTTTAAGCAGCTTTTTAAAAATCTTTTTTTCTAGTCTATTTATAATTCAACTGCTACACAATGTGCCGAATAGTGTCATGATCACCCATATTGATGCTTGTCCGAGCGTCATTCTATGAAATCACCTTGTTAAACTGCATTATTAGTCATAGGTTGCTGTGTAACCCACAGTAATTCAATTTTTTCAACAAACAGTAAAGAAATACGAGgacgataaaaaaagaacagaCAACGGCGCTGACTCGCAACCGAAGCTCCGTAGCAAGCAAAATGAATAGAATCTCACAAAGAATGATAACAACCAGCCAACACGCACGCACAAGATAACaaaagctgcaaaaaaaaaagctgatgagCCGATTACACATGAATGTTGTCAACGACGCCAAAAACCAGCTTTACGCCCCTCTGGCCTCCTGCAACCTATCAATATACCTGCCAAGGCTTTTTTTTATAAGGCCTTGACCTTCTCGGTGACTTCCCACTTTTGAACAACAGAAACACATGGATCGCCATCGCCACAAATTATTCGACCCATTTTGTCATCACGAGACCTCTCCCAAGCAGCTGCACCACCGACGTCGCCGACTTCTTCTTAGAATACGTCATTTtacatcacggcgctcctcgtcAACTTCTCGGGAACCGTCGCTACTTGTTATCTAGTGTGATCCATGtcctacttcgttcttgtgcaacaaAGCACAAGCTCACCACTGCCTGTActatccccaaacaaatggcctcataAAACGTTTGATTCGCACGATCAccgacatgctcgctatgtacgccTCGGCTGACCACCGCCGCTGGGACCCTGCAATAGCATTTGTCAATTTCGCCTACAACATCTCACGCCACAACACTGGTGGATATTCCCCCTCCTATCTTTTGTGTGGCAGAGAACCAACCTTACCTTTCGACACACTCGTACCTAACCCTGCCAAGCTGTCGACAGCGTATGCTCGCCAAGCTATTACCACAGCCGAAAAGGCCCGTCAGATTAGCCATCGACGTCTTTCTGACTCACAGCTACGCCAAAAACATACATACGACAGTCATCACCAGAGCATGCGCTTCTGTCCGGGAGAACTCATCCTCCTGTGGTCTTCGTCTCGACATGTCAACCTATCTGAAAAGCTGCTTCAGAAACACTCTGGCCCCTACCGCGTGCTACGCCAGGTGACTGAAGTCACATGTAAAATAGCCCATCTAGACCCTACCGCACCTTCCACGTTTCTAATGTGGTCCACGTCGCCCATCTGAAGCCGTACCTTTCTCCCAAAACCATCTAACAAATGCCgcgtcggcgcttttgccgccaaTAGTTGACGTTGCAATATCGCAACTATCAACATCTTGAAGTGAGAGAAGAAGTGTAAGAAGACATTTATTGGTGTTCTGTTTTATAACGACCGCCCTCTTCACTGCTGGACTTTTTtcattgtaaatagcttgtaaatATATTCGCTACAATATTATGCAAGTTATCCCTGAGGTGTGACACTTATATATCTGTCATAAGGCTACCGAAGATCCACTCATGCACTTATCACGTTACAGTGACATGTAAAAACCCCCATGATTTCTGAGGTGCGctgattgtttctttttttttttttgtcgtactcGCATTTGTTGAAAGTAGAACCAACCAACTTTACAAATTAATCGCTATAATGCTAACTCACCTTTTAAGACTGTAGATTCTTCTAGCTCATGCTGGAAGTTTCCAGCAGGCCTATGCTCAGTTCCATTTCACTTAAACATGTTTCTGCAGCAATCTTTCTACATTTTattatttatccactatttcgttgatttcatttcattatgACCTTAAGTAATCGCCATTGGCTATCACGACTAGCTTTTAAAACTTGGAAGCTGGTGACCTTGCTTGTGCCGTACCTTACTTAGCTGAGGCAAACCTTGTTGTTTGTAATATGCTGGCCGCGCTAAGCTTTTCCCGCAAACTGTATTTCGTTCTCGTAAGATCCTTTCATTCTCTCGATTTTCTAGAATTAGAAGTGACTATACACCAAACACATATTCTAACTTAACATGGTTGAGGTAGCGAAGCAGATTGATATTAAAATTCTGGTAATGTATTAAGTTATGTGACTGAAAAAATATGTGATTTCAAGCCATTGAAATGTTTTGGAAGTATTACATCGATGAAGGTCACAAATTGCTTGTGGAAGATGTGACTCAAACCACCCGGTGCTTCGTCAGCTTAACTTTGCGCAACAGTGCTTAGTTAAATTTCTCAATTTTCATCCTTCGGTTACAATGTGATGAAAATCTAGAAATATTGACGAAGCCTTAATCAGTTTGAGAATGAAAACAAATAGCCACAATTTGGTGGAACAACGCAAATAACTCTTAACAAATAAGAAACTCAGCGCTTACAATCAACTTAATAACGTAAAAAAGTAATAAAGTATGTTGATAGTAGTCTGCCCTGTGTGCTTACTGTCCCGTTGGcatcgtccatccatccgttcgtccgtccttccgtcagtCAGTTGGTcgatcggtcggtcggttggttggtCGCTCAGTCGTTATCGTCGTCATCgttgttttcgttgtttttttacATTGTTCTGATAAGAAGAGTGAGCTAGCACACCTTAGAACCATTGTGAATGAGTCTCACGTATTAATCTTCTTTCAATGTTCATGAGACCTTGTATTCTGTGCAATACTACGCAGCGAGCGAATACAAGCCCCCGTTGATCTGGGTTTCCTGCCGCGGAGACAAACTCCCAAAGAACGCGCTGTCTGGAGGGGACGACAGAGGAGGCGAGGTCACCTACGTAGGGCGGGCCGCGTACGCTGATGAAGTGATACCAGGAAAGATTGTTCCTTCCACGGGATTCTGTTACGTCTCCCatgctggcgccgagcacaagtTCCGCGACTGCCAGGTAGGTGCCGTTATTCGGGTGTGTTATGATGGACGTTACGGCAACTCCTGAACCGTTGAGCAGATCCGACAACTCTATACGGTCGTACACGCCCGCTCGGGCACTAGTACGAGCCAAACAGTGGACTCGTTTGGCAGTTCATTTTGTATGCCCTTCAAAGGGTAGGGTGCTGCTATCGCTTGACTGTTCATCAACAAGTAACGAATGACACCATATACTTGGTGTCGTGCAGCACCGTGTTTTAGCTTTTCGCGCAATTCAAGTGATGCAAGTAGAAAAGAAAACTGAAAGTGAGAGTATCCCTTTGAGTCACTGTGCGTACACGCCAACTGAATGGCACGTCAAGCACCGCGTGTTTCATCAAAAGGCTGAGAACTTGGTGTGCACATTTGCGCAGGCCTCCCGTGTGGGCAACTGGCGGTCATTTATCTTTATTATGCTGCGCTTTGGTACAGAGGAACACTTTGATGCC encodes:
- the LOC119164716 gene encoding uncharacterized protein LOC119164716 — encoded protein: MSEQNDAIDWPFRLRAVPFCSFHSNTARDRPRRMADYGASEYKPPLIWVSCRGDKLPKNALSGGDDRGGEVTYVGRAAYADEVIPGKIVPSTGFCYVSHAGAEHKFRDCQVLVSNGAPLAWLPASRGAVPSGAIQGGLTDNGEALYVGRARHNGMLILGKVQRSHGCAWVPHDRQEHSYAEYEVLVLKTVNL